The Microbacterium sp. Nx66 genome contains a region encoding:
- a CDS encoding PadR family transcriptional regulator, which yields MTADVGAQMRKGVVEYCVLGLLSREPMYGWQLSEALTGAGLIASIGTLYPLLGRLRDNGWVTTFDRPSGSGPARKYYRLTDAGIDQLARFRAQWAPFARAVTGMVGEG from the coding sequence ATGACAGCTGACGTCGGGGCGCAGATGCGCAAAGGAGTGGTCGAGTACTGCGTGCTCGGCTTGCTCTCGCGTGAGCCCATGTACGGCTGGCAGCTGTCGGAGGCACTCACCGGAGCCGGGCTGATCGCCAGCATCGGCACGCTCTACCCGTTGCTCGGGCGCTTGCGGGACAACGGCTGGGTGACGACGTTCGACCGGCCGTCCGGAAGCGGTCCGGCGCGCAAGTACTACCGGCTCACGGATGCCGGTATCGATCAGCTCGCGCGCTTCCGGGCGCAGTGGGCGCCGTTCGCCCGTGCCGTCACGGGCATGGTGGGGGAAGGATGA
- the malF gene encoding maltose ABC transporter permease MalF: MTDTEERTAPPTPRQRQAAKIAEAASRPIGWMLLKILLLAIVDAIAVYAVFVLLVQREWLVLGLVVAVTVVVNYIYFSRKRIAAKYLTPGIIFLVLFQVFTLLYTGYIGFTNYGTGHNGSKEQAISSLLASAQERVEDSPTYPVTVVEQFGTYGLLVTDPEDGDALLGTAEQPLAEVDAQFEGGKAVAVDGWTTLPLATVFTLSEELEQLSVPFSDDPNEGSLRAPDGQNGYLYVSTLAYDADADTITDTATGTVYSDTGDGAFTAEDGEQLLPGWQTTVGVDNFVRAVTDESIRGPLISVTVWTFVFALVSVATTFFLGLLLALVFNNTRMRFRNGYRIILILPYAFPAFLSALVWAGMMNESFGFINQVLFGGAAIPWLTDPVLAKVSVLLVNLWLGFPYMFLVCMGALQGIPEDVNEAAVMDGANPWQVFRRIKLPLLLVTVAPLLISSFAFNFNNFNLIYMLTKGGPRFSDVSIPVGHTDILISMVYKVAFTGQTRDYGLASAFTILIFVVVATISIISFRKTKALEELN, encoded by the coding sequence ATGACAGACACCGAAGAGCGCACCGCGCCCCCCACGCCTCGGCAGCGCCAGGCGGCGAAGATCGCCGAGGCGGCCTCCCGACCGATCGGGTGGATGCTGCTCAAGATCCTGTTGCTGGCCATCGTGGACGCGATCGCCGTCTACGCCGTGTTCGTGCTGCTCGTGCAGCGGGAGTGGCTCGTGCTCGGCCTCGTCGTCGCGGTGACGGTCGTCGTCAACTACATCTACTTCTCCCGCAAGCGCATCGCGGCGAAGTACCTCACCCCCGGCATCATCTTCCTGGTCCTGTTCCAGGTCTTCACGCTCCTCTACACGGGCTACATCGGCTTCACGAACTACGGCACCGGCCACAACGGGAGCAAGGAGCAGGCGATCTCGTCGCTGCTCGCCTCCGCGCAGGAGCGCGTCGAGGACTCTCCGACGTATCCCGTCACCGTGGTGGAGCAGTTCGGAACCTACGGCCTCCTCGTCACGGATCCCGAGGACGGCGACGCCCTCCTCGGCACCGCGGAGCAGCCCCTCGCCGAGGTCGACGCGCAGTTCGAAGGTGGCAAGGCCGTCGCCGTCGACGGGTGGACCACGCTTCCGCTCGCCACCGTCTTCACGCTGTCGGAGGAGCTGGAGCAGCTCTCCGTCCCGTTCAGCGACGATCCCAATGAGGGCAGCCTCCGCGCCCCTGACGGGCAGAACGGCTACCTCTACGTCTCGACGCTGGCGTACGACGCCGATGCCGACACGATCACGGACACCGCGACCGGCACCGTCTACAGCGACACCGGCGACGGCGCGTTCACCGCCGAGGACGGCGAGCAGCTGCTGCCCGGCTGGCAGACGACGGTCGGCGTCGACAACTTCGTCCGCGCGGTGACCGACGAGTCCATCCGCGGCCCGCTCATCTCCGTCACCGTCTGGACCTTCGTCTTCGCGCTGGTGTCCGTCGCGACGACCTTCTTCCTCGGCCTGCTGCTCGCGCTGGTCTTCAACAACACCCGGATGCGCTTTCGCAACGGCTACCGCATCATCCTCATCCTCCCGTATGCCTTCCCCGCGTTCCTCTCCGCGCTCGTCTGGGCCGGGATGATGAACGAGAGCTTCGGGTTCATCAACCAGGTGCTGTTCGGCGGCGCGGCCATCCCGTGGCTCACCGACCCGGTGCTGGCGAAGGTGTCCGTGCTGCTGGTGAACCTCTGGCTCGGCTTCCCCTACATGTTCCTCGTCTGCATGGGGGCGCTGCAGGGCATCCCGGAGGACGTCAACGAGGCCGCCGTGATGGACGGCGCGAACCCGTGGCAGGTCTTCCGCCGGATCAAGCTGCCGCTGCTGCTGGTGACCGTCGCGCCGCTGCTGATCTCGTCGTTCGCGTTCAACTTCAACAACTTCAACCTGATCTACATGCTCACCAAGGGAGGCCCACGCTTCAGCGATGTGTCGATCCCCGTGGGCCACACCGACATCCTGATCTCGATGGTCTACAAGGTGGCCTTCACCGGACAGACCCGCGATTACGGGCTTGCCTCCGCCTTCACGATCCTGATCTTCGTCGTGGTCGCGACGATCTCGATCATCAGCTTCCGCAAGACCAAGGCCCTCGAGGAGCTGAACTGA
- a CDS encoding tyrosine-type recombinase/integrase has product MASVKQRPNGVWRARYRDQNGKEHSAHRKTKREAQRWLDEQTAAVVTGQWADPAAGRVSWDEWVSSWMAMQVWAPGTHSAALTAVESVPWRRRSIRDIKQADVQSWVTVERDRGLAASTIRTRLNYLQMAFRAAVDNQVIARNPALRVKTPRKQKAEMAIKILTSDQVAAALEAAGEFRLFVAVCAFAGLRLGEAAGLQAGDIDVDRGTIAVRRQVQGTSVPSTKVAPPKAGSEREVFVPRELVEMLARETRVSSDAFLFRTPRGHLYNRNNAGHEWRKVREALGLDEGITLHALRHTFASNLIASGCDVVTVQRALGHSQPSITLDVYSHLWPSAEDKTRSATATFMGEVLGIADSLRTRD; this is encoded by the coding sequence ATGGCGAGCGTCAAGCAGAGGCCTAACGGCGTCTGGCGCGCTCGCTACCGGGATCAGAATGGCAAGGAGCACTCAGCGCATCGGAAGACCAAGCGCGAGGCTCAGAGATGGCTAGACGAGCAGACAGCCGCGGTCGTGACGGGGCAATGGGCGGATCCGGCCGCCGGCCGCGTCTCCTGGGATGAATGGGTGTCGTCGTGGATGGCGATGCAGGTGTGGGCGCCGGGAACCCATAGCGCGGCGCTGACGGCGGTGGAGTCAGTACCGTGGCGTCGCCGCTCAATCCGCGATATCAAGCAGGCCGATGTGCAGAGCTGGGTGACTGTCGAGCGGGATCGGGGGTTGGCCGCTTCGACGATCCGCACGCGACTGAACTACTTGCAGATGGCGTTCCGGGCAGCGGTCGACAATCAGGTAATCGCCCGCAACCCTGCATTGCGAGTTAAGACGCCACGGAAGCAAAAGGCCGAGATGGCTATCAAGATCCTGACTTCAGATCAGGTGGCGGCAGCACTCGAGGCGGCGGGGGAGTTCCGCCTGTTCGTTGCAGTGTGCGCTTTCGCGGGCTTGCGGTTGGGTGAGGCCGCGGGGCTACAGGCGGGTGATATCGACGTCGACCGGGGAACGATCGCGGTTCGTCGGCAGGTGCAGGGCACATCTGTTCCATCCACCAAGGTTGCACCGCCGAAGGCGGGTTCGGAGCGCGAAGTGTTCGTGCCGCGGGAGCTAGTCGAGATGCTGGCACGTGAAACACGCGTCTCATCTGATGCCTTCCTGTTCCGAACCCCGCGCGGGCACCTGTACAACCGGAACAACGCTGGACATGAGTGGCGCAAGGTCCGTGAAGCTCTTGGCCTCGACGAAGGGATCACGCTGCACGCACTCCGTCACACCTTCGCGTCGAACCTGATCGCGTCAGGCTGTGACGTGGTGACTGTGCAACGCGCGCTAGGGCACTCTCAGCCGTCGATCACCCTCGATGTCTACAGCCACCTGTGGCCGTCGGCGGAAGACAAGACGCGTTCCGCGACGGCCACATTCATGGGTGAAGTGCTGGGGATTGCGGACTCCCTGCGGACTCGCGACTAA
- a CDS encoding YajQ family cyclic di-GMP-binding protein, with product MADSSFDIVSKVDRQEAENALNQARKEVEQRYDFKGTGASIAWSGEQILITANTEERANAVLDVFQSKLIKRGISLKSLDSGEPFASGKEFRILSSLKDGISSENAKKIGKIIRDEGPKGVKSQIQGDELRVQSKSRDDLQSVIALLKGSDLDIDLQFINYR from the coding sequence ATGGCTGACAGTTCCTTTGACATCGTCTCGAAAGTGGATCGCCAGGAGGCCGAGAACGCCCTGAACCAGGCGCGCAAAGAGGTGGAGCAGCGCTACGACTTCAAGGGGACCGGCGCTTCGATCGCCTGGAGCGGCGAGCAGATCCTCATCACCGCGAACACGGAGGAGCGCGCGAACGCCGTCCTCGACGTTTTCCAGTCCAAGCTCATCAAGCGCGGCATCTCGCTGAAGAGCCTCGACTCGGGCGAGCCCTTCGCCAGCGGCAAGGAGTTCCGCATCCTGTCGAGCCTGAAGGACGGCATCTCGTCCGAGAACGCGAAGAAAATCGGCAAGATCATCCGCGATGAGGGCCCCAAGGGCGTGAAGAGCCAGATCCAGGGCGACGAGCTGCGCGTGCAGTCCAAGAGCCGCGACGACCTTCAGTCCGTGATCGCGCTCCTCAAAGGCAGCGACCTCGACATCGATCTGCAGTTCATCAACTACCGGTAG
- a CDS encoding Lsr2 family DNA-binding protein, which produces MSALETKLNPGAVRAWARANGIPVSKTGKIALHVRECYAEAHPQYVAEPDTELQARSSRPDLFALADDVVEAEMVRTGRLSFEPPANEPRREEPRSLTEWLRLRDELADAIAQHVGGSPSVREAAEALLVQGWMRNAAA; this is translated from the coding sequence ATGAGTGCGCTCGAAACCAAACTGAATCCGGGAGCAGTGCGTGCCTGGGCGCGCGCGAACGGTATCCCCGTCAGCAAGACCGGCAAGATCGCACTCCACGTTCGCGAATGCTACGCCGAAGCGCACCCGCAATACGTCGCAGAACCGGACACCGAGCTGCAAGCGCGCAGTTCCCGTCCAGATCTGTTCGCCCTCGCTGACGACGTGGTCGAAGCAGAGATGGTGAGAACCGGTCGTTTGAGCTTCGAGCCGCCAGCGAACGAACCGCGTCGTGAAGAGCCGCGGTCCCTGACTGAGTGGCTCAGGCTACGCGACGAACTCGCGGACGCGATCGCCCAGCATGTCGGCGGCTCTCCCTCCGTCCGGGAGGCAGCCGAAGCGCTCCTTGTTCAGGGCTGGATGCGGAACGCTGCTGCCTGA
- a CDS encoding helix-turn-helix transcriptional regulator, giving the protein MTDEVTDEVQRARANVELAWLDMEKAMGTRIRGVRERRGLSQAQLSELVKSRGFNLHQTAIAKIEAGKRPLRVGEFFALSDCLGFTPMGLFYLPEDAIAPRPLKELDALLAAAHESARESEGSMLQNINDLITIHVGNESRKQLLAMQMRIALQREEPAAEGMSDGERQAEA; this is encoded by the coding sequence GTGACGGATGAAGTGACAGATGAGGTCCAGAGAGCACGAGCCAATGTGGAACTCGCCTGGCTCGACATGGAGAAGGCGATGGGCACCCGCATTCGAGGTGTTCGCGAGCGGCGTGGGCTATCCCAGGCCCAACTCTCTGAACTGGTGAAGAGCAGGGGGTTCAACCTGCACCAAACCGCTATCGCGAAGATTGAAGCCGGCAAGCGCCCGTTGCGGGTGGGGGAGTTCTTCGCGCTATCCGACTGCCTGGGCTTCACGCCAATGGGGCTCTTCTATCTGCCGGAAGACGCAATCGCCCCGCGGCCGCTCAAGGAGCTTGACGCGCTACTGGCGGCGGCCCATGAATCCGCACGTGAGAGTGAAGGCAGCATGCTGCAAAACATCAACGACTTGATCACTATCCATGTAGGCAACGAAAGCCGGAAGCAACTATTGGCTATGCAGATGCGTATAGCTCTGCAACGCGAAGAGCCCGCAGCTGAGGGGATGTCCGATGGCGAGCGTCAAGCAGAGGCCTAA
- a CDS encoding helix-turn-helix domain-containing protein, with the protein MTAALAAAEPELLTIEEVAELTRRTPASIRWLIHTNQIKSGKIAGRRLIRRSDLNEFIEAGFATAG; encoded by the coding sequence ATGACCGCAGCGCTGGCAGCAGCCGAGCCTGAACTGCTCACGATCGAAGAGGTCGCCGAGCTAACGCGACGCACGCCCGCGTCGATCCGCTGGCTGATCCACACGAATCAAATCAAGTCCGGCAAGATCGCGGGCCGTCGACTCATCCGCCGATCGGACCTCAACGAGTTCATCGAAGCGGGGTTCGCCACCGCAGGATGA
- a CDS encoding sugar ABC transporter substrate-binding protein codes for MKVNKRGMVAAGAIAIVSALTLAGCSTGSGGDDSSSGGDSGGTLTVWVDAERVDALQGAADAYQEKTGVTVKLVGKSVDDMKDDFIQQVPTGKGPDVVMGAHDWLGELSTNGVVAPIELGDSSEDYLPVALQAATYEGTVYMLPYAVENIAVLRNADLVPEPATSFDDMVSKGTFVVEQGAEGNPYHLYPFQTAFDAPVFGTDDSGSYDPTDLQLGSEGGFAFADWLGAQGAAGTLNTDIDGEIAKQQFLDGTAAFWLTGPWNVGAATDAGINVEIDPIPSPTGETASPFAGVKGFFVSAESKNKVAANDFLVNYLGTEDVQLELFTAGNVLPALTAAADTAASDPIIAGFQAVGADAVPMPAIPAMGAVWQFWGVAEAAIINGEDPQATWQKLVDDVTAAIE; via the coding sequence ATGAAGGTGAACAAGAGGGGCATGGTCGCCGCGGGCGCCATCGCCATCGTTTCGGCTCTGACGCTCGCCGGCTGCTCGACCGGCTCCGGCGGCGACGACTCTTCCTCCGGTGGAGACAGCGGCGGCACGCTGACCGTCTGGGTCGACGCCGAGCGGGTCGACGCGCTGCAGGGCGCGGCGGACGCGTACCAGGAGAAGACCGGTGTCACGGTCAAGCTGGTGGGGAAGTCCGTCGACGACATGAAGGACGACTTCATCCAGCAGGTCCCGACCGGCAAGGGCCCCGACGTGGTCATGGGCGCTCACGACTGGCTCGGCGAGCTCTCGACCAACGGTGTCGTCGCGCCGATCGAGCTCGGCGACAGCTCGGAGGACTACCTCCCCGTCGCCCTCCAGGCGGCGACCTACGAGGGCACCGTCTACATGCTTCCGTACGCCGTCGAGAACATCGCCGTGCTGCGCAACGCCGACCTCGTCCCCGAGCCCGCGACGAGCTTCGACGACATGGTCTCGAAGGGCACGTTCGTCGTGGAGCAGGGCGCCGAGGGCAACCCGTACCACCTGTACCCGTTCCAGACCGCCTTCGATGCACCGGTCTTCGGCACCGACGACAGCGGCAGCTACGACCCCACCGACCTGCAGCTCGGCAGCGAGGGCGGCTTCGCCTTCGCCGACTGGCTGGGTGCGCAGGGCGCCGCAGGCACGCTGAACACCGACATCGACGGCGAGATCGCCAAGCAGCAGTTCCTCGACGGCACCGCCGCCTTCTGGCTGACCGGTCCGTGGAACGTGGGCGCGGCCACCGATGCGGGCATCAACGTCGAGATCGACCCGATCCCGAGCCCGACGGGCGAGACGGCCTCGCCGTTCGCCGGCGTCAAGGGCTTCTTCGTGAGCGCCGAGTCGAAGAACAAGGTCGCCGCGAACGACTTCCTCGTCAACTACCTCGGCACGGAGGACGTGCAGCTGGAGCTGTTCACGGCCGGCAACGTCCTCCCGGCCCTGACAGCGGCCGCGGACACCGCGGCGTCCGACCCGATCATCGCCGGCTTCCAGGCCGTCGGTGCCGACGCGGTCCCCATGCCGGCGATCCCCGCCATGGGTGCGGTCTGGCAGTTCTGGGGTGTGGCCGAGGCCGCCATCATCAACGGCGAGGACCCGCAGGCGACGTGGCAGAAGCTCGTCGACGACGTGACCGCCGCGATCGAGTAA
- a CDS encoding HAAS signaling domain-containing protein: protein MTEKTAAELRDDYLARLDEAMRGLPHGVASDIRGGIAEELDGLDAAATAERIDRLGDPRGIAREAEDEVPTAPPLVLPAPAPAPSAPRTPTTATRGFAIAAALTLSFGGIVVPVVGWFVGAVLVSLSPLWRTWEKAVAILVPFVATGLSFLIASTMTGFSTGSASGSSSDGDVMSEVVNPLVPAFGEWHLLLLLGGLLVPISGLWLLWRMRGRGTR, encoded by the coding sequence ATGACCGAGAAGACCGCAGCCGAGTTGCGTGACGACTACCTGGCCCGGCTCGACGAGGCGATGCGCGGACTTCCGCACGGTGTCGCATCCGACATCCGTGGCGGGATCGCGGAGGAGCTCGACGGGCTCGACGCGGCAGCGACCGCGGAGCGGATCGACCGCCTGGGAGATCCGAGGGGGATCGCCCGCGAGGCGGAGGACGAGGTGCCGACCGCGCCGCCCCTCGTGCTCCCCGCGCCCGCCCCCGCGCCCTCGGCTCCGCGCACGCCGACGACCGCGACGCGGGGTTTCGCGATCGCGGCGGCGCTCACCCTGAGCTTCGGCGGAATCGTGGTGCCGGTCGTCGGCTGGTTCGTGGGCGCGGTGCTCGTGAGCCTCAGCCCGCTGTGGCGCACGTGGGAGAAGGCCGTCGCGATCCTGGTGCCCTTCGTCGCCACCGGGCTGTCCTTCCTGATCGCCTCGACGATGACCGGATTCTCCACCGGATCGGCGTCCGGCAGCTCGAGCGACGGCGACGTGATGTCGGAGGTGGTGAACCCGCTCGTCCCCGCTTTCGGCGAATGGCACCTCCTCCTCCTGCTGGGCGGACTGCTGGTACCGATCTCGGGACTCTGGCTGCTGTGGCGGATGCGCGGCCGCGGCACCCGCTGA
- a CDS encoding sugar ABC transporter permease yields MSTVRSTATARRTAPPRRSFGAWFADTGWRHLVAIVVSAFALFPLLYVVSASLNPQGTLTGSNQLFSAIGIDSYVRILSDPQNPYGTWFLNTLLIAVVTGAVTVFIGACAAYAFSRMRFAGRRVGLVTIVVVQMFPQLLAVVAIFLLMSTLGDWFPAIGLNTHTGLILVYLGGALGVNTYLMYGFFNTIPKEIDEAARIDGAGHARIFFTIILRLVAPILAVVGLLSFIGTVNEYVIASVMLVDVDQQTLVVGLTKLVANPRYADWSAFSAGAVMAAIPVMVLFLFLQKYIVGGLTAGATKG; encoded by the coding sequence ATGAGCACCGTCCGCAGCACCGCCACCGCCCGCCGCACCGCCCCGCCGCGTCGCTCGTTCGGCGCCTGGTTCGCCGACACCGGATGGCGCCACCTCGTCGCCATCGTGGTGAGCGCCTTCGCTCTCTTCCCGCTCCTGTACGTCGTGTCGGCGTCGCTCAACCCGCAGGGCACGCTCACCGGGTCGAACCAGCTCTTCTCGGCCATCGGGATCGACAGCTACGTGCGTATCCTCAGCGACCCGCAGAACCCGTATGGAACGTGGTTCCTGAACACCCTGCTCATCGCGGTCGTGACCGGAGCGGTGACGGTCTTCATCGGAGCCTGTGCGGCATATGCGTTCTCCCGCATGCGCTTCGCCGGGCGCCGCGTGGGACTGGTCACCATCGTCGTGGTGCAGATGTTCCCGCAGCTGCTCGCGGTCGTCGCGATCTTCCTGCTGATGTCGACGCTGGGGGACTGGTTCCCGGCGATCGGCCTGAACACGCATACGGGGCTGATCCTGGTGTACCTCGGCGGCGCGCTGGGCGTGAACACCTACCTCATGTACGGGTTCTTCAACACGATCCCGAAGGAGATCGACGAGGCCGCCCGCATCGACGGCGCGGGGCACGCGCGGATCTTCTTCACGATCATCCTGCGCCTGGTCGCCCCGATCCTCGCGGTCGTCGGTCTGCTCTCCTTCATCGGCACGGTGAACGAGTACGTGATCGCCAGCGTCATGCTGGTCGACGTGGATCAGCAGACCCTCGTCGTCGGTCTGACCAAGCTGGTGGCGAACCCCCGCTACGCCGACTGGTCGGCCTTCTCCGCCGGTGCGGTCATGGCGGCGATACCGGTGATGGTGCTCTTCCTCTTCCTGCAGAAGTACATCGTGGGCGGTCTGACCGCGGGGGCGACCAAGGGCTGA
- a CDS encoding phage tail protein translates to MAQEIGVAYVSLLPSGTGFSKAVDKEAQQSFSSAEKRSTGFFASLRSGVGKIVGGVGLLAGTVGAIALGGGISRALNIEDATAKLKGLGHDTKAVEAIMQDALASVKGTAFGLDAAATTAASAVAAGIKPGQELERYLRLTADAATIAGTSMGEMGDIINQVTSKGYAGMENLNRLTERGIPIMKWLQKEYGVTADELQKMVSRGEIDAATFRKVIEDNIGGAALESGNTTRGSLANLGAALSRLGEAFAGPALGLARDFFGELTTIADGITARVQPVVEKLQWTLDGIDFQFSDSVLNTLDRMVSGFSELKGTFSGMEGLTPVFTALAGAMAPMVAALPIIGRFLPVVSGPVGAVIGLVAGLVIESDALQSSLLGLGETFKPLGAVLQELGTTVGPVVADLLARLGDQLAEVVPLLADVLVDAISQLAPPLVELLVALLPLLPPLIELAVDILPILTQALQMLIPVLVPLIQGLAELTAFVVNLLLFLNGNKTLEDWGKQVEGTQGPIIDMARGINDWLAPALNFLMGLVSQVASTWNAAWSRVTSFFSSAATNISGTATRIWSTLTSVFSSGVSRVVSIFTGLPRHIQNLFAGAGSWLVSSGRALLQGFIDGIRSMIGSVGDAIGGVLSWAQGFFPHSPALRGPFSGQGWAAVFDGGQSLMEQFAFGAESFRPELSFSNLVGLTGAATAAAAPRMPSELVIRDVNDQLVGRMGVEADSRIGRYDQASKAWTRGGARR, encoded by the coding sequence GTGGCACAGGAAATCGGGGTTGCCTATGTGAGCCTGCTCCCTTCTGGGACGGGCTTTTCGAAGGCGGTGGACAAGGAGGCACAGCAGTCGTTTTCGAGCGCGGAGAAGCGTTCCACGGGCTTCTTCGCGTCTTTGCGGAGCGGTGTGGGGAAGATCGTCGGCGGTGTGGGGTTGCTTGCCGGCACGGTCGGGGCGATCGCGCTGGGTGGGGGTATTTCGCGTGCTCTGAATATTGAGGATGCGACGGCGAAGCTCAAGGGTCTCGGGCATGACACGAAGGCCGTTGAGGCGATCATGCAGGACGCTCTTGCTTCGGTGAAGGGCACGGCGTTTGGTTTGGATGCTGCGGCGACGACTGCGGCTTCTGCGGTTGCGGCGGGTATTAAGCCGGGTCAGGAGTTGGAGCGGTATCTGCGGTTGACGGCGGATGCGGCGACGATTGCTGGTACGTCGATGGGTGAGATGGGCGACATCATCAACCAGGTGACCTCTAAGGGTTACGCGGGGATGGAGAACCTGAATCGGTTGACGGAGCGGGGTATCCCGATCATGAAGTGGCTCCAGAAGGAGTACGGGGTCACTGCGGATGAGCTCCAGAAGATGGTGTCTCGGGGTGAGATCGACGCTGCCACGTTCCGTAAGGTTATCGAGGACAACATCGGTGGCGCGGCTCTTGAGTCGGGGAACACGACGCGCGGGTCGCTCGCCAACCTTGGCGCCGCACTCAGCCGGCTCGGGGAGGCGTTCGCTGGCCCTGCTCTGGGGCTCGCTAGGGACTTCTTCGGTGAGCTGACGACGATCGCGGATGGGATCACCGCTCGGGTGCAGCCGGTCGTTGAGAAGTTGCAGTGGACGCTCGATGGGATCGACTTCCAGTTCTCCGATTCGGTGTTGAACACTCTTGATCGCATGGTGTCGGGGTTCTCGGAGCTCAAGGGCACCTTCTCTGGGATGGAGGGGCTCACACCGGTCTTCACGGCGCTGGCCGGCGCGATGGCTCCGATGGTGGCGGCTCTGCCGATCATCGGCCGGTTCCTTCCGGTGGTCTCTGGACCCGTGGGCGCAGTGATCGGTTTGGTCGCTGGCCTGGTTATCGAATCCGACGCCTTGCAGTCTTCGCTTCTCGGGCTCGGTGAGACGTTCAAGCCTCTCGGCGCTGTGCTGCAAGAGTTGGGGACAACGGTCGGGCCAGTGGTGGCGGATTTGCTCGCGCGCCTCGGTGACCAACTCGCTGAGGTGGTGCCGCTGCTCGCCGACGTCCTGGTGGACGCGATCTCGCAACTGGCCCCGCCGCTGGTAGAGCTGCTGGTGGCGTTGCTTCCGCTCCTGCCTCCGTTGATCGAACTGGCGGTGGACATTCTGCCGATTCTTACGCAGGCGCTTCAGATGCTCATCCCGGTTCTTGTGCCTTTGATTCAGGGTCTTGCGGAGTTGACTGCGTTCGTGGTGAACCTGCTGCTGTTCTTGAATGGCAACAAGACTCTTGAGGATTGGGGAAAGCAGGTCGAGGGTACGCAGGGGCCGATCATCGATATGGCGCGTGGAATCAATGACTGGTTGGCGCCGGCGTTGAACTTCTTGATGGGGTTGGTGTCGCAGGTGGCGTCTACCTGGAATGCTGCATGGTCTCGGGTTACGTCGTTCTTCAGTTCGGCGGCGACGAACATCAGCGGGACGGCGACGCGCATCTGGTCGACGCTGACTTCAGTGTTCAGCAGTGGAGTCAGCCGCGTCGTTTCGATCTTCACCGGCTTGCCTCGTCACATCCAGAATCTGTTCGCGGGTGCTGGTTCGTGGCTTGTCAGTTCGGGTCGCGCCTTGTTGCAGGGGTTCATTGACGGTATCCGTTCGATGATCGGCAGCGTCGGCGACGCGATCGGTGGCGTGTTGAGTTGGGCGCAAGGGTTCTTCCCGCATTCGCCGGCTCTTCGCGGCCCGTTCTCGGGTCAGGGGTGGGCTGCTGTGTTCGATGGTGGCCAGTCGTTGATGGAGCAGTTCGCGTTTGGTGCGGAGTCGTTCCGTCCGGAGTTGTCGTTCTCGAACCTTGTCGGGTTGACGGGTGCTGCGACTGCTGCTGCTGCACCGCGGATGCCGTCCGAGCTCGTGATCCGTGATGTGAACGACCAGCTTGTGGGACGGATGGGCGTGGAAGCGGACTCGAGGATCGGCCGCTACGACCAGGCGTCGAAGGCCTGGACTCGTGGTGGAGCCCGCCGCTAG
- a CDS encoding alpha/beta hydrolase has translation MGYELPFAALPASQTDVTYEYGPDSELRAGVAAGRVEEITHESVVFPGTTRKIWIHRAAGHDPSRASAVMFFNDGWWYLDPELSVRAAIVLDNLAAAKAIPQLIGVFVDPGVVASEGGPIKNRNVEYDAFDDRYATMLIDEILPLVATRAVISTDPMARGICGGSSGGNAAMTAAWTRSDAIGRVIAFNPSFAQMPGGNPYPHLLTQFEARATRVFLHAAHRDLNWNSTTDNWFAEGLETGAALARAGYDFRLVVGDGGHSPNHGGVLLPDALRWLWA, from the coding sequence ATGGGTTACGAACTCCCTTTCGCCGCCTTGCCCGCCTCCCAGACCGATGTGACCTACGAGTACGGGCCGGACTCCGAGCTGCGCGCCGGCGTGGCCGCTGGCCGTGTCGAAGAGATCACCCATGAAAGCGTCGTCTTCCCGGGGACCACCCGGAAGATCTGGATCCACCGCGCAGCCGGCCATGACCCATCGCGTGCGAGCGCCGTCATGTTCTTCAACGACGGCTGGTGGTATCTCGACCCGGAGCTGAGCGTTCGCGCCGCGATCGTCTTGGACAATCTCGCAGCGGCCAAAGCGATACCCCAACTGATCGGAGTGTTCGTAGACCCAGGTGTCGTCGCCTCCGAAGGAGGGCCGATCAAGAACCGCAACGTCGAGTACGACGCGTTCGACGATCGCTACGCGACGATGCTGATCGACGAGATACTCCCACTCGTAGCGACACGCGCAGTGATCTCGACTGACCCCATGGCACGCGGAATATGCGGCGGAAGCAGCGGAGGCAATGCCGCGATGACCGCGGCGTGGACTCGGTCGGACGCCATCGGCCGGGTGATCGCGTTCAACCCGAGCTTCGCACAGATGCCGGGCGGGAACCCGTACCCGCACTTGCTCACCCAATTCGAGGCTCGCGCGACACGAGTCTTTCTCCACGCTGCTCATCGCGACCTCAACTGGAACTCGACGACAGACAACTGGTTCGCGGAGGGCCTTGAGACCGGCGCGGCGTTGGCCCGCGCGGGGTACGACTTCCGCCTGGTCGTCGGCGATGGCGGCCACAGCCCAAATCATGGCGGCGTTCTGCTCCCCGATGCCTTGCGATGGCTATGGGCCTGA